The Eleftheria terrae genome has a window encoding:
- a CDS encoding IS5 family transposase — MRGPDTFTESLFSVKKLDDFVPATHPLRAIRAMVNDALIELEDMFADMYEDAAKGGRPSIAPQKLLRAMLLQVLYSVRSERLLMEQVQYNLLFRWFIGLSMDDNVWVPTVFSKNRQRLIEHDAVVAFFNEVLAQAERKNWLSKEHFSVDGTLIQAWASHKSIVPKKAGDDDDAGGGSSNDGSDFRGQPRSNDTHESKTDPDSRLYRKGKTASEMRFMGHTLMDNRHGLIVNAVVTQADGYAERAAARAMINDARQVNPEAEITLGADKGYDAAQFIAELQQLKVEPHVAQNKSGRRSAVPDEIAQTDGYALSMQCRKRIEQAFGWAKTIGSIRQVMVRGLKKVDQLFVLNMAAYNLVRMRSLGQVRLQGAR; from the coding sequence GACTTCGTGCCGGCCACGCATCCGCTGCGAGCGATACGCGCGATGGTCAACGACGCGTTGATCGAGCTTGAAGACATGTTCGCCGACATGTATGAGGACGCCGCCAAGGGCGGGCGTCCGAGCATCGCCCCGCAGAAGCTGCTACGGGCGATGTTGCTGCAGGTGCTGTACTCGGTGCGCTCGGAGCGACTGCTGATGGAGCAAGTGCAATACAACTTGCTGTTTCGCTGGTTCATCGGCCTATCGATGGACGACAACGTGTGGGTGCCCACGGTATTCAGCAAGAACCGACAGCGCTTGATCGAGCACGATGCGGTGGTCGCGTTCTTCAACGAAGTGCTGGCGCAAGCCGAGCGCAAGAACTGGCTGTCCAAGGAACACTTCAGTGTGGACGGCACGCTGATCCAGGCGTGGGCCAGCCACAAGAGCATTGTGCCCAAGAAGGCCGGCGACGACGACGACGCGGGCGGTGGCAGCAGCAACGATGGCAGCGACTTCCGGGGCCAGCCGCGCAGCAACGACACGCACGAATCGAAGACCGATCCAGACAGCCGCCTGTATCGCAAGGGCAAGACTGCCAGCGAGATGCGCTTCATGGGCCACACGCTGATGGACAACCGGCACGGCCTGATCGTCAATGCCGTGGTCACTCAGGCAGACGGCTATGCCGAGCGGGCGGCGGCCCGGGCCATGATCAACGATGCCCGGCAGGTCAACCCCGAGGCAGAGATCACGCTGGGTGCAGACAAGGGCTACGACGCGGCGCAGTTCATCGCCGAGTTGCAGCAGCTCAAGGTCGAGCCTCATGTGGCGCAGAACAAGTCGGGGCGTCGCTCGGCGGTGCCCGATGAGATCGCCCAGACCGACGGGTACGCGTTGTCGATGCAATGCCGCAAGCGCATCGAGCAGGCCTTCGGGTGGGCCAAGACCATCGGCTCGATCCGGCAGGTGATGGTGCGCGGACTCAAGAAGGTGGACCAGTTGTTCGTGCTGAACATGGCGGCCTACAACTTGGTGCGCATGCGCTCGCTGGGACAGGTCCGTCTGCAAGGCGCCAGATGA
- a CDS encoding IS5 family transposase: protein MRGPDTFTESLFSVKKLDDFVPATHPLRAIRAMVNDALIELEDMFADMYEDAAKGGRPSIAPQKLLRAMLLQVLYSVRSERLLMEQVQYNLLFRWFIGLSMDDNVWVPTVFSKNRQRLIEHDAVVAFFNEVLAQAERKNWLSKEHFSVDGTLIQAWASHKSFVPKKAGDDDDAGGGSSNDGSDFRGQPRSNDTHESKTDPDSRLYCKGKTASEMRFMGHTLMDNRHGLIVNAVVTQADGYAERAAARAMINDARQVNPEAEITLGADKGYDAAQFIAELQQLKVEPHVAQNKSGRRSAVPDEIAQTDGYALSMQCRKRIEQAFGWAKTIGSIRQVMVRGLKKVDQLFVLNMAAYNLVRMRSLGQVRLQGAR, encoded by the coding sequence ATGCGCGGTCCCGACACCTTCACCGAGAGCCTGTTCAGCGTCAAGAAGCTGGACGACTTCGTGCCGGCCACGCATCCGCTGCGAGCGATACGCGCGATGGTCAACGACGCGTTGATCGAGCTTGAAGACATGTTCGCCGACATGTATGAGGACGCCGCCAAGGGCGGGCGTCCGAGCATCGCCCCGCAGAAGCTGCTACGGGCGATGTTGCTGCAGGTGCTGTACTCGGTGCGCTCGGAGCGACTGCTGATGGAGCAAGTGCAATACAACTTGCTGTTTCGCTGGTTCATCGGCCTATCGATGGACGACAACGTGTGGGTGCCCACGGTATTCAGCAAGAACCGACAGCGCTTGATCGAGCACGATGCGGTGGTCGCGTTCTTCAACGAAGTGCTGGCGCAAGCCGAGCGCAAGAACTGGCTGTCCAAGGAACACTTCAGTGTGGACGGCACGCTGATCCAGGCGTGGGCCAGCCACAAGAGCTTTGTGCCCAAGAAGGCCGGTGACGACGACGACGCGGGCGGTGGCAGCAGCAACGATGGCAGCGACTTCCGGGGCCAGCCGCGCAGCAACGACACGCACGAATCGAAGACCGATCCAGACAGCCGCCTGTATTGCAAGGGCAAGACTGCCAGCGAGATGCGCTTCATGGGCCACACACTGATGGACAACCGGCACGGCCTGATCGTCAATGCCGTGGTCACTCAGGCAGACGGCTATGCCGAGCGCGCGGCGGCCCGGGCCATGATCAACGATGCCCGGCAGGTCAACCCTGAGGCAGAGATCACGCTGGGTGCAGACAAGGGCTACGACGCGGCGCAGTTCATCGCCGAGTTGCAGCAGCTCAAGGTCGAGCCTCATGTGGCGCAGAACAAGTCGGGGCGTCGCTCGGCGGTGCCCGATGAGATCGCCCAGACCGACGGGTACGCGTTGTCGATGCAATGCCGCAAGCGCATCGAGCAGGCCTTCGGGTGGGCCAAGACCATCGGCTCGATCCGGCAGGTGATGGTGCGCGGACTCAAGAAGGTGGACCAGTTGTTCGTGCTGAACATGGCGGCCTACAACTTGGTGCGCATGCGCTCGCTGGGACAGGTCCGTCTGCAAGGCGCCAGATGA